Genomic DNA from Nitratidesulfovibrio vulgaris str. Hildenborough:
CCCGCGACTTCGGCCAGACGGCCTTCGACATACGCTATCATGCTTCAACCTCGTGCGTTTCCATGAATGGAGGTGCAGCCTACACCAAAAGCCGCGCACCTGAAAGAGAGGCACGCAGGGGCGGGCAGGCGAAGGGGCCTACGCCTTCACATGCCAGAGTACAAGACACAAGGGGCACAAAGGGCATGAAGGGCACTGTCATCCGCAACAGGCCGGCGTCAAGGCATTCAGCAGACACCGCGGGCCGACCTCCACGATGAGGTCAGGCGCCCCGGACTTGCGTCCGGCCCAATGCCCCCGATGCACCGGGCGTTAACCCTGACTCGGCACAACAGGTGGCGCTCCGCAACTGCCCCTCACCCGGGCAGGCACCACGCCCGATATGGGCGAGCGCACTGCCCCGCCCTTATTCTATCAGGCTAACCCCGCCAGACGCGTCAGGCGCCGCTGGTTCAGATGGCAGATGGCTGCGGCAAGGGCATCACCGGTGTCGAGTTTCCAGTCGGGTCGCACGCCAAGCACCTGCCCGACCATGTAGCCCACCTGTTCCTTCTCTGCCCTGCCCGTACCGACCAGTGCCTTCTTGATGACCGACGGCCTGTAGTCGATGACCGGCACACCGTGCGCGGCACACGCAGCCACGACGACCCCGCGCGCCTGCCCCAGCTTGAGGGCCGTAGCCACGTTCTGCGCCGCATGGACGTCTTCGACCGCCGCCTCGTCGGGGGTATGGGCGCGGACGACATCGGCAAGCTGACGGTAGAGGTCACCGAGGCGCGCAGCGAAATCGCCGCCTTTGGGGCGAATGGCCCCGCAATCGACGAGCGTGAGCACGCCCGAAGCCTCGCGCACGATGCCCCAACCCGTACACTGCGAACCGGGGTCTATGCCTATGACCGTGACGGAAGCCGCCATGCGTCCCCCTGCCCCGCCATGCGGCAGGGCGGCGTAAATGAAGGAGCCCGCCGTACGGCGGGCTCCGGAACAGTCTAGCCCAGTTCGGCGAGCAGTTCGTCCGGCAGGTCGAAGTTGGCGTGCACGTTCTGCACGTCGTCGTTGTCTTCGAGGGCGTCCACAAGCCTCATGAGCTTGCGGCCCGTCTCCGCGTCGACTTCTATCTCGTTCTGCGGAACCATGGTGAATTCGGCGGACTGCATCTCCACGCCAGCGGCTTCGAGGGCTTCGCGCACGGCGTTGAAATCGGCAGCGGCGGTCACCACTTCCCAGCTTTCGCCTTCATCGGTCACGTCCTCGGCACCGGCTTCGAGCGCCACTTCCATGAGCTGCTCTTCGGTGTACTTGTCCTTCTCGAGGGTGATGACGCCCTTGCGGTCGAACATCCACGCCACGCACCCCGACTCGCCCATGGAACCGCCGTGCTTGCTGAGGATGTGACGCACTTCGGCCACGGTGCGGTTCTTGTTGTCGGTAGCCACTTCGACGATGAGTGCCACACCGCCGGGGCCGTACCCTTCGTAGGCCATTTCAAGGATGTCGCCACCGGCAAGTTCGCCCGTGCCTTTCTTGATGGCGTTCTCTATCTTGTCCTTGGGCAGGTTGATGGCCTTGGCCGCAGCAATGGCGGCACGCAGACGCGAGTTGCCGACGGGGTCACCGCCTGCCTTGGCTGCGATGATGATTTCCTTGGCGGCCTTCGTGAACATCTTGCCCCGCTTGGCGTCCTGACGGCCCTTGCGGTGCTGGATGTTTGCCCATTTGCTGTGTCCTGCCATGCGTCCTCCTTATATGCACGAGGGAAGGCGACGCAGCCCTCCCCCTCGGGGAATCACTTGTCGGTGTCCGATGTCTCCACCCCGCGGTAGCCGAGGCAGACATAGAACGTTTCCTTGCTTTCAGCCCGCGAACTCTTGGGCTTGAACGACTTGACGGCACTGAACCTCTGGCGCATCGCCTGTACCAGTTCCTGCACGTCAGGCCCCATGAAAATCTTGACCACGAAACTGCCGCCCTTTATCAGGCAACGGTCGGCCACTGCAAGTGCCTCAAGGCACAATTCCAGCGACCGCGCCTGGTCGGTGAAGCGCGTTCCGGTGGTGCGGGGGGCCATGTCGCTGATGACCACGTCGAAGGGTGCTATCTCGTCAAGCAGGTTCTCGAACGCCTCTGAACGCTCGAAGACGTTCTCCTGCATGAAGGTGACGTTGTCCGGGAAGACGGTATCCGTCTCCTGAAGGTCGCAGGCCAGCACGCGCCCGCGTGGCCCCACCTTCTCGGCCGCGCCAAGAGACCACGAGCCGGGGGCGGCACCGAGGTCGAGCACCTTCATGCCCTGACGGAATATCTTGAATCTGTTGTCGATTTCCTTAAGCTTGTAGACAGACCGGGCGGGATAGTTCTCCTGCTTGGCCTTGAGAAAGTAATGGTCGCGGTATTTCTTCATGCATTCACCTGCGGCACCTTGTAACCGAAAGGGCGTCGAACGCCAAGAGGCCATCATGCCACGTCCGCAGAGAAGCCGCATCACCGGCGAAGACGGTTCGCAACGCACCCTCGCAAGCGGCCCGGACGCCTACGACTGCATAACCATGCCACAGGCGAACGCCGCCGCACCGGGTGTTCTCGTGCTGGGACTCGGCCCGGTACCGGCTGACGTCATGGCTGTGGTCGAAAGGCTCATGGCGGGGCGCGGGCATTCCATCCGAGACAACGCAGACACCACCGGCCCCGCCCCCTGTGGCACCGACGGCGACATCCTCCGAGGCCACAACGCCCACTTCGCCCACCTCGCCCACCTCGCTGAGACCTCCAGCCCCAGCCCACAGGCTACCGCGCCCCGACACACTGCACCGACCACAGGTGACGACCCCACGTTACCCATCGGCGATGACGGCAGGGCTGCCACTTCCGCCACAGCCCGAATCATCTACATCGAATGCGACGCCTTCGCCGCAGTCATGCCCCCCGCATGGCACGCTGCCATTCCCGGACACTGGCTGCGGGCGCACCCCGACGACCTTCAGACGCTCTTGCGCCATGTCGGGCACGTCGTCACCTTCCGGCAGGCGGCAAGGCTCTTCCCTTCGTTCTGGGGGCCGATGCTTGGAAGGGTCATGGCGGCACGCATCGCGCCTCGCACACCGCAAGGGAGCTCGCGCACCGTCCTCCTGCCGGGCACCGAACGTTCGCTGCTTCTGCCTGAAATCGAAGCCGCCCTCATCGACGAGGGATATACCCCCCTGCGCGTCGCACCCGACGACCTGAACACGCGGCTGCCGCGCATCCTTGCCGATGAACGCCCGACCATGCTGCTGTCGGTCAACCTACAAGGGCTTGATGCCGCCGGAGAACGCTTCCGTCTGCTACAGGCATGCGGCGTGCCCGTGGCCCTGTGGTGCGTGGACAACCCGTGGCATCTGCTTTCGGCCCTGCGCACCCCGTGGTGGCGCGAGACCCTGCTGTGCGTGACCGACGCCAGCTTCATCCCCGCCCTCCGTGCCCACGGCGCGCAACACGTCCTGCATCTGCCGCTGGCCGCCAGCCCGCACCATTTCGCCCCTGTCGAAGTGAACGCGCAATGCCCCCCAGCCGCGTATGACGACACGTCCGGGACGCCTCTCCAGACGATTCTCTTCGTCGGACGCTCCGGCTTTCCCGACAAGGCACGCTTCTTCGCCGGATGCCGTGTCTCCGACGACGACCTCGCCGCCGCGCGCGACCTGCTGGACGCCGCCGACGCCCCACGCCAGCCCGACTTCCACTGGTGGACAGAACGGCAGGGGCTGACGAGGCTGTGGCCCGACAAGACTGTACGCACCGCCGGGTATGGCGCCGAATCGTGCGCCCTGCTGCGCCGCATTCGCTACCTTGAGGCCGCGTGCGACGTGGGTCTCACCGTAGTGGGCGATACGGCATGGCGCGACCATCTCCCGCGCCTGCACGACCTGCGTCCTCCGGTGGACTATTACGGCACGCTGCCACGACTCTACCGGCAGGCACAGCTGACGCTGAACGTCACCAGTCTGCTGCTGCCCGCCGGACTGACGCAACGGCACTTCGACGTATGGATGGCGGGCGGCTTCTGCATCACCGATGCCACCCCCGGACTCGACATCTTCCCGAAGAGACTCGCCGCAGAAGTGAGCATGTCCCACCCCTCTGCCCTGCCAGTGCTGTGCCGTCGGCTGGAAGACGACGCCACACTGCGTGGGGACCTTGCCGCTGCATGGCGAACCTGCATCACCGAAGCGCACACCTACAGCCACAGACTCCTCACTCTCTTCGCGGCACTGGACGCCCTCGACAGAACATAGCCTTCACGACAGAAATGCGCGTCCACCGTTGACAGCCAAACGCACCGGGAGTATACGACGTTCTCGCGTTCGGCGGCCCTGTCCGCCACGCCCGATGGGGATGTAGCTCAGCTGGGAGAGCGCAGCGTTCGCAATGCTGAAGTCAGGGGTTCAATCCCCCTCATCTCCACCACGCAAGCAAAGGCTCATGGTTGTCAGACCATGGGCCTTTTTGCATAGCTCCCCACAAGTCATATGTGCCACATGTGTTGTGTGTGCTGAGCGAGTCATTACCTGACAGTTACCCCTTCAAGATGGTGTATCATGCCGTGCCTGAATAGGTAGTGATGAGGTTCCAAAGCCTCGTGAATCATCAGAAAGTATAACGCCCGTTCTCTTCAGTTCTTTCTCGCGAGCCTACCCGTCTGTCCGGCTCACCAGTGCCCTTCATGTTGTTGTCCAGATTCTCCAGAGACAAGAAAGTGGGCGCATGCCACTGCATGCGCCCACTTCAAATCAAAACAGGTCGCTACCCTATGGATTCATCAGGATGCTGATAGCGGCCATGTTTTATACCGGGTCTGCTTTTCAGCAGAGATGCCCAGACTGCGAACCGTGCCTTTCGCCATCACGCAGCCGTGCACGGCATCAGAATTCATACATCAGTGAGAGGTTGCCTCCTACGCCCTCACGTATGCCGGTGTAGCCCTGTGCGCCAAGATCAATAGAAAAGCCCGTGTCTGGCAGAGGCTTCCATGTGACCCCCACCTCGCCCAAGCCCGTGCCACCCTTCAGGCTTGGCGCGGGAGCGTCAACTCCGGCCACCACGCTGTGCGCCGTACCATCGAACTCGTATTCCCACGCCGCACCGAAGTACGGCGCGATGCATTCATTCAGCGAGTAGCCGAAACGCGCCCCAAGGCGGGTACGATGCGAATCCACGTCATCAAGGGTCACTGCGTCACCCAGTATGCTCACGTCCGCCCCGTTTGTGTGCGTCCAGAAATACTTGGCGTACACGTCAATCCAAGCCTGCTCTGTGATGTTCCAGATGTACCCCAGGCCCGTGTGCGCACCGTAATAGGCAACACTGATGTCGTACTCGGCCTCGCCCAGCGTCGGGTTCAGGTCATCGCTTCTGTAGTCGGAACGAAGCCTGCCCGCACGCACCGTCGCTTCGGCATACAGCCCACGCGCTACACCCT
This window encodes:
- a CDS encoding glycosyltransferase family protein; this translates as MPRPQRSRITGEDGSQRTLASGPDAYDCITMPQANAAAPGVLVLGLGPVPADVMAVVERLMAGRGHSIRDNADTTGPAPCGTDGDILRGHNAHFAHLAHLAETSSPSPQATAPRHTAPTTGDDPTLPIGDDGRAATSATARIIYIECDAFAAVMPPAWHAAIPGHWLRAHPDDLQTLLRHVGHVVTFRQAARLFPSFWGPMLGRVMAARIAPRTPQGSSRTVLLPGTERSLLLPEIEAALIDEGYTPLRVAPDDLNTRLPRILADERPTMLLSVNLQGLDAAGERFRLLQACGVPVALWCVDNPWHLLSALRTPWWRETLLCVTDASFIPALRAHGAQHVLHLPLAASPHHFAPVEVNAQCPPAAYDDTSGTPLQTILFVGRSGFPDKARFFAGCRVSDDDLAAARDLLDAADAPRQPDFHWWTERQGLTRLWPDKTVRTAGYGAESCALLRRIRYLEAACDVGLTVVGDTAWRDHLPRLHDLRPPVDYYGTLPRLYRQAQLTLNVTSLLLPAGLTQRHFDVWMAGGFCITDATPGLDIFPKRLAAEVSMSHPSALPVLCRRLEDDATLRGDLAAAWRTCITEAHTYSHRLLTLFAALDALDRT
- a CDS encoding YebC/PmpR family DNA-binding transcriptional regulator, which gives rise to MAGHSKWANIQHRKGRQDAKRGKMFTKAAKEIIIAAKAGGDPVGNSRLRAAIAAAKAINLPKDKIENAIKKGTGELAGGDILEMAYEGYGPGGVALIVEVATDNKNRTVAEVRHILSKHGGSMGESGCVAWMFDRKGVITLEKDKYTEEQLMEVALEAGAEDVTDEGESWEVVTAAADFNAVREALEAAGVEMQSAEFTMVPQNEIEVDAETGRKLMRLVDALEDNDDVQNVHANFDLPDELLAELG
- the ruvC gene encoding crossover junction endodeoxyribonuclease RuvC, which translates into the protein MAASVTVIGIDPGSQCTGWGIVREASGVLTLVDCGAIRPKGGDFAARLGDLYRQLADVVRAHTPDEAAVEDVHAAQNVATALKLGQARGVVVAACAAHGVPVIDYRPSVIKKALVGTGRAEKEQVGYMVGQVLGVRPDWKLDTGDALAAAICHLNQRRLTRLAGLA
- a CDS encoding RlmE family RNA methyltransferase, which produces MKKYRDHYFLKAKQENYPARSVYKLKEIDNRFKIFRQGMKVLDLGAAPGSWSLGAAEKVGPRGRVLACDLQETDTVFPDNVTFMQENVFERSEAFENLLDEIAPFDVVISDMAPRTTGTRFTDQARSLELCLEALAVADRCLIKGGSFVVKIFMGPDVQELVQAMRQRFSAVKSFKPKSSRAESKETFYVCLGYRGVETSDTDK